A region from the Algoriphagus machipongonensis genome encodes:
- a CDS encoding GIY-YIG nuclease family protein translates to MDSFFVYIIYSPLTDRFYIGQTQNLQERLEQHNTGYFKNAHTHSACDWEFYHTITCQSRKLYFK, encoded by the coding sequence ATGGATTCATTTTTTGTGTATATCATCTACTCGCCATTGACTGATCGCTTTTATATTGGTCAAACTCAAAACTTGCAAGAACGGTTGGAGCAACACAATACGGGCTACTTTAAAAATGCCCATACCCATAGCGCATGTGACTGGGAGTTCTATCATACAATTACCTGCCAATCCAGAAAACTATATTTCAAGTAA
- a CDS encoding GIY-YIG nuclease family protein yields the protein MDSFFVYIIYSPLTDRFYIGQTQNLQERLDQHNTGYFKNAHTHSASDWEFYHTIACQSRKQAVRIESHIKKAKKRKYLHDLKKYPEMSQKLKEKYES from the coding sequence ATGGATTCATTTTTTGTGTATATCATCTACTCGCCATTGACTGATCGCTTTTATATTGGTCAAACTCAAAACTTGCAAGAACGGTTGGATCAACACAATACGGGCTACTTTAAAAATGCCCATACCCATAGCGCAAGTGACTGGGAGTTTTACCATACAATTGCCTGCCAATCCAGAAAACAAGCAGTTAGAATAGAATCACACATCAAAAAAGCTAAAAAGAGAAAGTATCTTCATGATTTGAAAAAGTACCCTGAAATGAGCCAGAAGCTGAAAGAGAAATATGAATCTTGA
- a CDS encoding GIY-YIG nuclease family protein, translating to MDSFFVYIIYSPLTDRLYIGQTQNLQERLAQHNTGYFKNAHTHSASDWEFYHTIACQSRKQAVRIESHIKKAKKRKYLHDLKKYPEMSQKLKEKYES from the coding sequence ATGGATTCATTTTTTGTGTATATCATCTACTCGCCATTGACTGATCGCCTTTATATTGGTCAAACTCAAAACTTGCAAGAACGGTTGGCTCAACACAATACGGGCTACTTTAAAAATGCCCATACCCATAGCGCAAGTGACTGGGAGTTTTACCATACAATTGCCTGCCAATCCAGAAAACAAGCAGTTAGAATAGAATCACACATCAAAAAAGCTAAAAAGAGAAAGTATCTTCATGATTTGAAAAAGTACCCTGAAATGAGCCAGAAGCTGAAAGAGAAATATGAATCTTGA
- a CDS encoding DUF349 domain-containing protein, with protein sequence MTEKSNDLSDKDKVTQSSQNEEVKSNEKELNVESTEQSSEEESITEETPSKKVVEEVEASESEPTEETESPAEVEEAPKAEAAPVADTSEVVESENSETEEEAAKEDEESESEEHEDHEEEIDLTDLSKMQLLQLIKEKSKEGNVLKKDKFIAEIKSAFDEFVQKERAEALDKFKEDGGAEDDFDFRPSDEEKEFNTYYYEFKKQVNTIRKDAEKQKETNLQTKNELLDKLRELVDGEETTLSMGAIKAIQEEWKSVGPVPSSQNRSLWASYNALMDRFYDNRSIYFELKELDRKKNLESKIELCEKAETLKDVKDLKDAIKALNELHEEFKHIGPVPREEQEALWQRFKAASDAVYDRRKEYYESQKEVFQKNQVEKEGLIEKLEPFTEFKADRIKDWNNKTKEILEIQKAWEKIGPVPRESGKEINKSFWTAFKQFFHNKNLFFKELDEIRATNQGKAEELIQKAEELKDSTDWQSTANQLVKLQQDWKRLGPTPEKTRDSLYKKFKAACDTFFDNRRNANKQNNAEFEANLEKKEAVIKEIKEAASAESTSEEELTALVGKFNEIGFVPRKSMKEVQAQFKEAVDVYLEKLDPENFDREDFLFRLNLNKIQSDPNATRTLNKKEHGIRKQISDLENNITLWKNNLEFFAASKTADKLKDQFDVKIQKAEEEIDKLKKKLSILREF encoded by the coding sequence ATGACTGAGAAAAGTAATGATTTGTCCGACAAGGACAAGGTGACTCAATCCTCACAAAACGAAGAGGTAAAGAGTAACGAAAAGGAACTAAATGTAGAATCCACTGAGCAGAGCTCTGAAGAGGAAAGTATCACTGAAGAAACGCCTTCTAAAAAGGTGGTGGAAGAGGTAGAAGCCTCTGAATCTGAGCCGACTGAGGAGACTGAATCTCCGGCAGAAGTAGAAGAAGCGCCAAAGGCAGAAGCTGCTCCTGTAGCTGATACATCTGAAGTGGTGGAATCTGAAAATTCTGAAACCGAGGAGGAAGCTGCCAAAGAAGACGAGGAGAGCGAAAGTGAGGAGCATGAAGATCATGAGGAAGAAATTGATCTTACTGATCTTTCTAAAATGCAACTTCTTCAATTAATTAAAGAAAAATCAAAAGAGGGGAACGTTCTTAAAAAGGATAAATTCATTGCTGAAATCAAATCAGCTTTTGATGAGTTTGTACAAAAAGAAAGAGCAGAAGCTCTGGACAAATTTAAGGAAGATGGCGGTGCTGAAGATGATTTTGACTTCAGACCTAGTGATGAGGAAAAAGAGTTCAATACCTATTACTACGAATTCAAAAAACAAGTAAATACAATCCGAAAGGATGCTGAAAAGCAAAAAGAAACGAATCTTCAAACCAAAAATGAGCTTCTTGACAAATTGAGAGAGCTTGTAGATGGAGAGGAGACAACGTTAAGTATGGGGGCCATCAAAGCCATTCAGGAAGAATGGAAATCTGTTGGTCCAGTACCATCCTCTCAAAATAGAAGCTTATGGGCAAGTTATAATGCCTTAATGGATAGATTCTATGATAATAGAAGTATCTATTTTGAGTTAAAAGAACTTGATCGTAAGAAAAACTTAGAAAGTAAAATTGAACTTTGTGAAAAAGCCGAGACATTAAAAGATGTCAAAGATCTCAAAGATGCCATTAAAGCATTGAATGAGCTTCACGAAGAATTCAAACATATTGGCCCTGTGCCGAGAGAAGAGCAGGAAGCTTTATGGCAAAGGTTTAAAGCCGCTTCTGACGCTGTATATGATCGTAGAAAAGAGTATTACGAGAGTCAGAAGGAAGTATTCCAAAAGAATCAGGTGGAGAAAGAAGGCTTGATAGAAAAGCTTGAGCCATTTACCGAGTTCAAGGCTGATAGAATCAAAGACTGGAATAATAAAACCAAGGAGATTCTTGAAATTCAGAAAGCTTGGGAAAAAATAGGACCCGTTCCTCGTGAATCAGGAAAAGAGATTAACAAATCTTTCTGGACTGCTTTCAAGCAATTCTTCCATAATAAAAATTTATTTTTCAAAGAGCTTGATGAGATTCGTGCGACCAACCAGGGTAAAGCTGAAGAACTCATTCAAAAGGCTGAAGAATTAAAAGATAGCACAGATTGGCAAAGCACTGCAAATCAATTAGTGAAATTGCAGCAAGACTGGAAGCGATTAGGTCCTACACCGGAGAAAACGAGAGATTCCCTTTATAAGAAGTTTAAGGCTGCTTGTGATACCTTCTTTGACAACAGAAGAAATGCAAACAAACAGAACAATGCTGAGTTTGAGGCGAATTTAGAGAAGAAGGAAGCTGTCATCAAAGAAATCAAAGAAGCAGCTAGTGCCGAGTCTACCTCAGAGGAAGAATTAACAGCTCTCGTGGGTAAATTCAATGAAATCGGGTTTGTACCTAGAAAAAGTATGAAAGAGGTTCAGGCTCAATTTAAAGAGGCAGTAGATGTCTATTTAGAAAAGCTTGATCCAGAGAATTTCGATAGAGAAGACTTCCTATTCCGACTTAATTTGAATAAAATTCAATCTGATCCAAATGCGACCAGGACTCTAAATAAGAAAGAGCATGGGATTCGCAAGCAGATCTCAGATTTGGAAAACAACATCACACTTTGGAAAAACAACTTGGAGTTTTTTGCAGCTTCAAAGACTGCGGATAAGTTGAAAGACCAGTTTGATGTGAAGATTCAAAAAGCAGAAGAGGAGATCGATAAATTGAAGAAGAAGCTCTCCATCTTAAGGGAGTTTTAA
- a CDS encoding YqgE/AlgH family protein, with the protein MSQNDKITPRAGDLLISEPFLQDENFVRSVVMLCEHNEEGSFGLVINKPSILKLGELVESLDFLDAEVFVGGPVEQNTLHYIYTGEKELERSIQIGTDLWWGGDYEQLVEKLKTGLINPDRVRFFIGYSGWGLDQLEEELEDKTWIVCRTEVDPKTFEYTPEELWRKLLKNMGGEFKVIANYPLDPRLN; encoded by the coding sequence ATGAGTCAAAATGATAAAATAACACCAAGGGCAGGAGATTTATTGATTTCAGAACCGTTTTTGCAAGATGAAAACTTTGTGAGGTCGGTAGTTATGCTTTGTGAACACAATGAAGAGGGCAGTTTTGGATTAGTTATTAATAAACCTTCCATTTTAAAGTTGGGCGAGCTAGTGGAGAGCCTTGACTTTTTGGATGCAGAGGTATTTGTAGGTGGCCCAGTGGAGCAAAACACCCTTCATTACATCTACACGGGAGAAAAAGAATTAGAAAGAAGTATACAGATTGGAACAGATCTATGGTGGGGTGGAGATTATGAGCAGTTGGTAGAAAAATTGAAGACAGGATTGATCAACCCAGATAGAGTTAGATTTTTTATTGGATATAGTGGTTGGGGTTTAGATCAATTAGAAGAAGAGTTAGAAGATAAGACTTGGATTGTATGCCGAACGGAAGTGGATCCCAAAACTTTTGAATATACTCCTGAAGAGCTTTGGAGAAAGCTTTTGAAAAACATGGGAGGGGAGTTTAAGGTTATCGCAAATTATCCTTTGGACCCAAGATTAAATTAG
- the pdxH gene encoding pyridoxamine 5'-phosphate oxidase has protein sequence MNISAIRKDYSLKTLEINTLKDNPIDQFQSWLQEAIIAEVAEVNAMTLSTLGLDGIPNGRIVLLKELDQGFVFFTNYKSEKGKEIAQTPKGSLTFFWIELERQVRIKGKIEKVSAELSDKYFFSRPVESQIGAWTSPQSQKIPSSEDLQNRKKEIEKKFEQTPLSRPPHWGGYRLIPSAVEFWQGRPSRLHDRVLYEKQNDGSWKKSILAP, from the coding sequence ATGAATATTTCAGCAATACGTAAAGACTACAGTCTCAAAACGCTAGAAATCAATACTTTAAAAGACAATCCTATCGATCAATTTCAATCTTGGTTGCAAGAGGCAATTATTGCTGAAGTTGCAGAGGTAAACGCAATGACTCTTTCAACTTTAGGCTTAGATGGAATACCAAATGGAAGAATTGTTTTGCTAAAAGAGCTGGATCAGGGCTTTGTTTTCTTCACAAACTATAAAAGTGAGAAAGGAAAAGAAATCGCTCAAACGCCAAAAGGCTCTCTCACCTTTTTCTGGATAGAACTAGAACGACAAGTAAGGATTAAAGGAAAGATCGAAAAAGTTTCAGCCGAGCTTTCAGACAAGTATTTCTTTTCTAGACCCGTGGAATCACAGATTGGAGCTTGGACTTCTCCACAAAGTCAGAAAATTCCTTCCAGTGAAGATTTACAAAACAGAAAGAAAGAAATAGAAAAGAAATTTGAACAAACACCACTAAGCAGACCTCCTCATTGGGGAGGCTATAGACTGATCCCAAGTGCCGTTGAGTTTTGGCAGGGAAGACCTAGTAGACTCCATGATCGGGTGTTATACGAGAAGCAAAATGATGGTTCTTGGAAAAAATCTATCCTAGCCCCCTAA
- the bshB1 gene encoding bacillithiol biosynthesis deacetylase BshB1: MSKLDVLVIAAHPDDAELGCAGTILSQIEKGYKVGIVDLTQGEMGTRGTPELRLQEAEKAGEILKLSARENMGFKDIYFENDEEHQHKLIEVIRKYQPEIVLANAIRDRHPDHGKGSDLASKACFMSGLRKIETSYNGVSQKPWRPKFVYHYIQNNYIEPDFIVDITPFWEQKVESIKAYKSQFFDPESKEPKSFISDPEFLPFIESRSREFGHRIMATYGEGFTAERYLGVNDLFDLK, from the coding sequence ATGTCAAAACTGGATGTATTGGTAATTGCTGCTCACCCGGATGATGCGGAATTAGGCTGTGCAGGTACTATTTTATCTCAGATAGAGAAGGGGTATAAAGTAGGGATTGTAGATCTCACCCAAGGAGAAATGGGAACCAGGGGAACTCCAGAATTAAGACTTCAGGAAGCGGAGAAGGCCGGTGAAATTTTAAAACTTTCAGCTCGTGAAAATATGGGCTTTAAAGATATTTATTTCGAGAATGACGAAGAGCATCAGCATAAACTAATTGAGGTTATTAGAAAATACCAGCCAGAGATAGTTCTTGCCAATGCAATAAGAGATAGGCATCCAGATCATGGAAAAGGCTCTGATTTGGCAAGTAAAGCCTGTTTTATGAGTGGTTTAAGAAAAATCGAAACTAGCTATAATGGGGTATCTCAAAAGCCTTGGAGACCTAAGTTTGTCTACCATTACATTCAAAATAATTACATAGAGCCTGATTTTATTGTTGATATTACCCCTTTTTGGGAGCAGAAAGTGGAAAGTATCAAGGCCTATAAATCTCAGTTTTTTGATCCTGAGAGCAAGGAACCAAAAAGTTTTATTTCCGATCCGGAGTTTTTGCCATTTATAGAATCTAGGTCAAGAGAATTTGGGCATAGAATTATGGCAACCTATGGTGAAGGCTTTACTGCTGAAAGGTATTTAGGGGTAAATGATTTATTTGACCTGAAGTAA
- a CDS encoding peptidoglycan DD-metalloendopeptidase family protein translates to MRSFILKIFLGLILSIGFTEANAQVFPKIIKKNKSTTPATETQERKNIELRGFDQQSYLRTLSTITDSIIFENNVNLGKVRSIVSEDPNVMIWAPTNQLIKVSEQVQIDSIWITAYEYFSSWDSKKIDIYNFDPKTFQDSVNIRLYDPFFGYEWKMPLSKTPVTSTFGSRWGRWHYGTDLDLVTGDPVYSGFDGIVRVRSYDRYGYGYYLVVRHKNGLETLYGHLSKFLVDVGQEVKAGDLIAKGGSTGRSTGSHLHYELRYRGLPFDAQDVYDFDEEKIVGPNYLITPNTFAHVVKARTAAYHRVKRGENLGSIARKYGVSVSTLTRLNGISTRSILRIGQNLRVR, encoded by the coding sequence ATGAGGTCTTTCATTCTAAAAATATTTTTAGGACTAATTTTGAGCATTGGTTTTACAGAAGCCAATGCTCAAGTTTTTCCTAAGATTATTAAGAAAAATAAATCAACTACTCCAGCTACTGAAACTCAGGAGCGGAAAAATATCGAACTAAGAGGGTTTGATCAACAGTCTTATTTAAGGACCCTTTCCACCATTACTGATTCCATTATTTTCGAAAATAATGTGAACTTGGGAAAGGTGCGTTCGATTGTTAGTGAAGACCCTAATGTCATGATTTGGGCACCAACAAATCAATTAATCAAGGTTTCTGAACAAGTTCAGATCGATAGCATCTGGATTACTGCTTACGAATACTTTTCAAGTTGGGATAGTAAGAAAATTGATATTTATAATTTTGATCCCAAAACCTTTCAGGATTCGGTAAACATCCGACTGTATGATCCATTTTTCGGTTACGAATGGAAAATGCCTCTTAGCAAGACTCCCGTTACCTCTACTTTTGGATCTAGATGGGGGAGATGGCACTATGGAACTGACCTTGATTTAGTTACCGGAGACCCTGTTTATAGTGGCTTTGATGGGATCGTTCGTGTCAGATCCTATGATCGCTATGGCTATGGTTATTATTTGGTAGTCCGCCATAAAAATGGTTTAGAGACACTCTATGGTCATTTGTCAAAGTTCTTAGTAGATGTAGGGCAGGAAGTTAAAGCGGGAGACCTTATTGCCAAAGGAGGTAGTACGGGAAGAAGTACGGGATCCCATCTTCATTATGAATTGAGATACCGAGGATTACCTTTTGATGCTCAGGATGTTTACGATTTTGATGAAGAGAAAATTGTGGGCCCTAATTATTTAATAACTCCCAATACTTTTGCACATGTGGTGAAGGCAAGAACCGCTGCTTACCATAGAGTTAAAAGAGGAGAAAACCTGGGTTCAATCGCTAGAAAATACGGTGTTTCTGTAAGTACACTCACAAGACTAAATGGAATTTCCACTCGTAGTATTTTGAGGATTGGTCAAAATCTAAGAGTAAGATAA
- the trxB gene encoding thioredoxin-disulfide reductase, translated as MNQEIEKVRVLIVGSGPAGYTAAIYASRAGLSPVLYTGGQPGGQLTITNDVENYPGYPDGVMGPQMMEDFKNQAERFGTQVRYGMVTKVDFNASPKVVTVDDQVTIHAETVIISTGASAKWLGLESEERLNGKGVSACAVCDGFFFRNQEVAIVGAGDTACEEASYLANICSKVYMFIRRDEMRASQIMQKRVMNNPKIEILWNTETDEILGEEEVSGVRILNNKTGEKSELAISGFFVAIGHQPNTEIFKDFIHMDASGYIKTIPGSSKTNIEGVFACGDAQDHVYRQAVTAAGTGCMAALDAERYLAEIENT; from the coding sequence ATGAATCAAGAGATTGAAAAAGTCCGTGTACTGATTGTTGGGTCCGGACCGGCAGGATATACTGCTGCGATTTATGCCTCAAGAGCAGGTTTATCCCCAGTGTTGTATACAGGTGGCCAACCTGGTGGGCAATTGACCATTACGAACGACGTTGAGAATTATCCAGGCTATCCTGATGGAGTGATGGGGCCGCAGATGATGGAAGATTTCAAAAATCAGGCTGAACGATTTGGAACTCAAGTGAGGTATGGGATGGTGACGAAGGTTGATTTTAATGCATCTCCAAAAGTGGTGACTGTGGATGATCAAGTAACCATTCATGCTGAAACTGTGATTATTTCTACAGGTGCTTCTGCCAAATGGTTAGGATTAGAAAGTGAGGAGAGATTAAACGGTAAAGGTGTATCAGCTTGTGCAGTTTGTGACGGATTTTTCTTTAGAAATCAGGAAGTTGCGATTGTTGGAGCTGGTGATACTGCCTGTGAGGAAGCGTCTTATTTGGCAAATATTTGTAGCAAAGTTTACATGTTTATCAGAAGAGATGAAATGAGGGCATCTCAAATCATGCAAAAACGTGTAATGAATAACCCTAAGATTGAAATCCTTTGGAATACAGAGACGGATGAGATTTTAGGAGAAGAAGAAGTAAGCGGTGTAAGAATTCTTAACAATAAAACTGGAGAAAAATCAGAATTAGCAATTTCTGGCTTCTTTGTTGCTATTGGACATCAACCAAATACTGAGATATTCAAGGACTTTATCCATATGGATGCTTCCGGGTATATCAAAACGATCCCAGGATCTTCTAAAACAAATATCGAGGGTGTTTTTGCCTGTGGCGATGCCCAAGATCATGTTTATAGACAAGCAGTTACAGCTGCTGGAACGGGATGTATGGCTGCTTTGGATGCTGAACGCTATTTGGCGGAAATAGAGAATACATAA
- a CDS encoding sigma-70 family RNA polymerase sigma factor, whose translation MRQLKISKQITNRESQSLDKYLQEIGKVDLLTADEEVVLAKRIREGDQLALEKLTKANLRFVVSVAKQYQNQGLSLGDLINEGNLGLIKAAQRFDETRGFKFISYAVWWIRQSILQALAEQSRIVRLPLNRVGSLNKISKTFSELEQRFEREPSPEELAEVLEVTANEVVDTMKISGRHVSMDAPFVQGEENSLLDVLENDGDEKPDDGLMNDSLRKEVQRALSTLTQREADVITLYFGLNGEHAMTLEEIGEKFNLTRERVRQIKEKAIRRLRHTSRSKTLKPYLG comes from the coding sequence ATGAGGCAGCTAAAAATTAGCAAACAGATTACCAACAGAGAAAGCCAGTCACTGGATAAATATCTCCAGGAAATTGGGAAGGTAGACCTGTTAACAGCAGATGAAGAGGTAGTTCTGGCCAAAAGAATCAGAGAAGGTGACCAACTAGCTTTGGAAAAATTAACCAAAGCCAACCTTCGATTTGTCGTTTCTGTTGCAAAGCAATATCAAAACCAAGGTCTTTCCTTAGGTGATTTGATCAACGAAGGAAACTTAGGTTTGATCAAAGCTGCACAGAGATTCGATGAAACTCGTGGTTTCAAATTCATTTCATATGCTGTTTGGTGGATTAGACAATCTATCCTGCAAGCTTTGGCAGAGCAATCTAGAATTGTTCGTTTGCCTTTGAACAGAGTTGGTTCTTTGAACAAAATCAGTAAAACTTTCAGCGAGCTGGAGCAAAGATTCGAAAGAGAACCTTCTCCGGAAGAATTAGCTGAGGTTTTGGAAGTAACTGCCAACGAGGTGGTGGATACTATGAAAATTTCTGGTCGTCACGTTTCCATGGATGCTCCATTTGTCCAAGGTGAAGAAAATAGCCTTTTGGATGTTTTGGAAAATGATGGAGACGAAAAACCAGATGATGGATTGATGAACGATTCACTTCGTAAAGAGGTGCAGCGTGCATTGTCCACTTTGACTCAACGTGAAGCTGATGTAATTACACTTTACTTCGGTTTAAATGGAGAGCATGCTATGACTCTTGAGGAAATTGGAGAGAAGTTCAATTTAACTCGGGAAAGAGTAAGGCAGATCAAAGAAAAAGCAATACGAAGACTTAGACACACTTCAAGAAGCAAGACCTTGAAGCCCTATTTGGGATAA
- the pnp gene encoding polyribonucleotide nucleotidyltransferase — translation MLPNLITKSIKLEDGREIIIETGALAKQADGSVVVKMGKAMLLATVVSKKEAGEGVDFLPMSVDYQEKFASTGKIPGGFLKREGRLSDYEILISRIVDRAIRPIFPDDYHADTQIAITLVSGDDEVLPDALAGLAASAALAVSDIPFNGPISEVRVAKIDGKLKINPTPTELEKASLEFIVAGSLDFILMVEGEADEIQEEEMLEAMQFAHEEIKRHCQAQIELTKLVGKEVKREYTHEKSDPALFDKMKAEVYDKLYASVSKQIANKSERSALIKEIKDEFVESLGEEHEYEASLIGPYFSKIHKEAARNLTLDEKKRLDGRKLNEVRPIWSVVDYLPSAHGSAVFTRGETQSLTTCTLGTKMDEMMVDGATISGYNKFYLHYNFPGFSTGEVKPNRGPGRREVGHGNLAMRALKKVLPPAEENPYTIRIVSDILESNGSSSMATVCAGSLAMMDAGIQIKSAVTGIAMGMISDANTGKYSILSDILGDEDHLGDMDFKVTGTSQGITACQMDLKVEGLDYSVLKEALLQAKEGRLHILDEITKTLAAPKTELKPHTPRSFMMMIPKELIGAVIGPGGKVIQEIQKDTSTTIVIEEVDNQGKISVFSANQDNMDAAISRIKAIVAQPEIGETYTGKVKNIQPFGAFVEFMPGKDGLLHISEIKWERVESMDGVLEPGEEIMVKLIDIDKKTGKFKLSRKALLPKPEKPESK, via the coding sequence ATGTTACCAAACTTGATCACCAAATCCATCAAACTAGAAGATGGAAGAGAAATTATTATCGAGACAGGTGCATTGGCTAAACAAGCTGATGGATCGGTCGTAGTGAAGATGGGAAAAGCTATGCTTTTGGCTACTGTGGTATCCAAAAAAGAAGCTGGCGAGGGAGTGGACTTTTTGCCAATGTCTGTTGACTACCAAGAGAAATTTGCTTCAACAGGAAAAATTCCTGGAGGATTTTTGAAGCGAGAAGGAAGACTTTCCGATTATGAAATTTTGATTAGCCGTATTGTAGATAGAGCTATTCGTCCAATTTTTCCTGATGATTATCACGCAGACACTCAAATCGCCATTACTTTAGTAAGTGGTGATGATGAGGTACTTCCAGATGCATTGGCAGGACTTGCTGCTTCTGCTGCTTTGGCAGTATCTGATATCCCTTTCAATGGTCCTATTTCTGAAGTTCGTGTAGCGAAAATCGATGGGAAATTGAAAATTAACCCAACTCCAACAGAATTGGAGAAGGCTTCTTTAGAATTTATCGTTGCAGGTTCACTTGACTTCATTTTGATGGTAGAAGGTGAAGCAGACGAAATTCAGGAAGAAGAAATGCTTGAAGCAATGCAATTTGCTCATGAAGAAATCAAGAGACATTGCCAAGCTCAAATTGAATTGACCAAGCTTGTTGGTAAAGAAGTAAAGAGAGAATATACTCACGAAAAGTCTGATCCAGCACTTTTCGATAAAATGAAAGCTGAAGTTTATGACAAACTTTATGCATCTGTAAGCAAGCAAATTGCAAATAAATCTGAGCGTTCTGCTTTAATCAAAGAAATCAAAGATGAGTTTGTAGAAAGTTTAGGCGAAGAGCATGAGTATGAAGCTAGCCTAATCGGTCCTTATTTCAGCAAAATCCACAAGGAAGCTGCTAGAAATTTGACATTGGATGAGAAGAAAAGATTGGATGGTAGAAAATTGAACGAAGTAAGACCTATCTGGTCTGTCGTTGATTATTTGCCTTCAGCTCATGGATCTGCAGTATTTACTAGAGGTGAAACTCAATCATTAACCACTTGTACATTGGGTACTAAGATGGATGAAATGATGGTAGATGGTGCAACAATTTCTGGTTATAACAAGTTCTACTTACATTATAACTTCCCAGGATTTTCCACAGGTGAAGTTAAGCCAAATAGAGGTCCAGGTAGAAGAGAGGTTGGACATGGTAACCTAGCGATGAGAGCATTGAAAAAAGTGCTTCCACCAGCAGAAGAGAACCCATACACCATCCGTATCGTTTCTGATATATTGGAATCAAATGGTTCATCTTCCATGGCAACAGTTTGTGCAGGTTCATTAGCAATGATGGATGCAGGGATTCAAATCAAATCTGCTGTGACCGGTATTGCAATGGGAATGATTTCTGATGCTAACACTGGAAAATATTCTATTTTATCTGATATCCTTGGTGACGAGGATCACTTGGGTGATATGGACTTTAAAGTGACTGGTACTTCTCAAGGTATTACCGCTTGTCAAATGGACTTGAAAGTAGAAGGACTGGATTATTCTGTTTTGAAGGAAGCATTGCTTCAGGCAAAAGAGGGTAGACTTCATATTTTGGATGAGATCACCAAAACTTTGGCAGCTCCAAAAACTGAATTGAAGCCTCATACGCCAAGATCCTTCATGATGATGATTCCAAAAGAGTTGATCGGTGCAGTGATCGGCCCAGGTGGAAAAGTAATTCAAGAAATTCAGAAAGATACTTCCACTACGATTGTGATTGAAGAAGTGGATAATCAAGGTAAAATCAGTGTATTCTCTGCTAACCAAGACAATATGGATGCAGCGATTTCAAGGATAAAAGCGATTGTTGCTCAGCCTGAAATCGGAGAGACTTACACAGGTAAAGTGAAAAATATTCAACCTTTTGGTGCATTTGTGGAATTTATGCCGGGTAAAGATGGTTTACTACATATCTCCGAGATTAAGTGGGAACGTGTAGAGAGCATGGACGGTGTACTTGAGCCAGGAGAAGAAATTATGGTTAAATTGATCGATATCGATAAAAAGACTGGTAAATTCAAGCTTTCTAGAAAGGCTTTATTGCCAAAACCGGAAAAACCTGAGTCAAAATAA
- the rpsO gene encoding 30S ribosomal protein S15, with product MYLSSEKKQELFKNHGRLKSEKDTGSPESQIALFSHRIKHLTEHLKSNKKDHSSRLGLLKLVGKRRSLLDYLQKKEIERYRAIIADLGIRK from the coding sequence ATGTATTTATCCTCAGAGAAAAAACAAGAGTTGTTTAAGAATCATGGACGGTTAAAATCTGAAAAAGACACAGGATCTCCTGAGTCTCAGATTGCCCTCTTTTCACACAGAATCAAGCATTTGACTGAGCATTTGAAGTCAAATAAGAAGGATCACTCCTCAAGACTTGGTTTATTGAAACTAGTAGGTAAGAGAAGATCTCTTCTTGATTACCTTCAGAAAAAAGAAATCGAACGATACAGAGCTATCATTGCCGATTTAGGAATCAGAAAATAA